Proteins from one Candidatus Angelobacter sp. genomic window:
- a CDS encoding ATP-binding cassette domain-containing protein → MSSQPISNVVPGEPLIRFEDVSISFDEGEVLRGISFEVVPGETKVVVGESGSGKTVLLKLAAGLLRPESGRVVVMGHDLTAMNEVELLDFRRRIGFVFQEGALFDSLNVAENVSFRLDEEAVPPEETEPRVREALRFVEMEGSYNKFPDELSGGMRRRVSIARALINQPPIVYYDSPTGGLDPITSQTIITLILRLRDLSGVTSLLATHRLQDAFGLANFVFDSKSDHVVPVWEEKDGRHFSPTNFLVLRDAQVYFQGETQELLESSDPYLREFLS, encoded by the coding sequence ATGTCAAGCCAGCCCATAAGTAATGTCGTTCCGGGTGAACCTTTAATCCGCTTCGAGGACGTGAGCATTTCCTTCGATGAAGGCGAAGTGCTTCGCGGCATCTCGTTCGAAGTGGTTCCCGGCGAGACGAAGGTTGTCGTCGGAGAAAGCGGCTCCGGTAAGACTGTTCTTCTGAAACTGGCGGCGGGGCTGTTGCGTCCGGAGTCTGGCCGCGTTGTCGTGATGGGGCACGACCTCACCGCCATGAACGAAGTGGAGTTGCTCGACTTCCGGCGGCGCATCGGTTTTGTTTTCCAGGAAGGGGCGCTGTTCGATTCGCTGAACGTGGCGGAGAATGTTTCGTTTCGCCTCGACGAAGAAGCTGTTCCCCCTGAGGAAACTGAACCGCGAGTTCGCGAAGCCCTTCGTTTCGTCGAAATGGAGGGCTCATACAACAAATTCCCCGATGAACTTTCCGGAGGGATGCGTCGCCGCGTGTCCATCGCACGCGCTCTGATCAACCAGCCGCCCATCGTCTACTACGATTCGCCGACCGGCGGCCTGGACCCAATTACGAGTCAGACTATCATTACGCTTATCCTGCGCCTGCGCGACCTGAGCGGAGTTACGTCGCTGCTCGCAACCCATCGTCTTCAGGACGCTTTCGGTTTGGCGAATTTCGTGTTTGATTCAAAATCCGACCACGTTGTTCCTGTCTGGGAAGAAAAGGATGGACGCCATTTTTCGCCGACCAACTTTCTGGTGCTGCGTGACGCGCAAGTTTATTTTCAAGGCGAGACGCAGGAGCTATTGGAGTCGAGTGATCCCTATCTTCGTGAATTTTTATCTTGA
- a CDS encoding ABC transporter permease, whose amino-acid sequence MATLTPKTPEPATPSPSVALGDTLKRKILSLQSYSQLVGDAVSKIFTAPHYPEDVLEQMDAIGVGSLPIILLTGFFIGGVMVLNTAQQFQRFGETALTGDTVAIALVRELGPTIAGLLVTGRNGSGIASELGSMVVTEQVDAMRALGTDPVRKLVVPRLIATVLVLPLLTAVADLIGLIGGYIVAHFTLGLSAAEFWNRAVNALAFGDLFMGLAKPFVFAIIISTVACYYGLRTRGGTQGVGRATTTAVVVASVAILVSDFFLGKLLLYWFT is encoded by the coding sequence ATGGCGACGCTCACCCCCAAAACGCCTGAACCCGCCACTCCTTCGCCATCCGTTGCGTTGGGCGACACGCTCAAACGCAAAATTCTTTCTCTTCAGAGCTATTCTCAACTGGTCGGCGATGCGGTTTCGAAGATCTTCACGGCGCCTCACTACCCGGAAGACGTGCTGGAACAGATGGACGCCATCGGCGTCGGCTCGCTTCCGATTATTCTCCTCACGGGCTTTTTTATCGGCGGCGTGATGGTTTTGAACACAGCGCAGCAATTCCAGCGATTTGGAGAAACGGCGCTGACGGGCGACACCGTGGCGATCGCTCTGGTGCGCGAACTGGGCCCGACGATTGCGGGACTGCTGGTCACTGGACGAAATGGTTCGGGCATCGCTTCGGAGTTGGGGTCGATGGTGGTGACGGAGCAGGTGGACGCAATGCGCGCGCTGGGGACGGACCCGGTACGAAAGCTAGTCGTCCCGCGGCTGATTGCCACGGTGCTCGTTTTGCCGTTGCTCACGGCCGTGGCTGACCTGATAGGTCTGATCGGAGGCTATATCGTCGCCCATTTCACACTAGGCTTGAGCGCCGCCGAATTCTGGAATCGCGCTGTCAACGCCTTGGCTTTTGGCGACCTCTTCATGGGTCTTGCCAAGCCTTTCGTTTTCGCCATTATCATTTCCACGGTGGCATGCTACTACGGCCTGCGAACGCGCGGCGGCACGCAAGGTGTCGGCCGTGCCACCACGACCGCCGTCGTCGTGGCTTCCGTCGCGATTCTCGTCAGCGACTTCTTTTTGGGCAAGCTCTTGCTGTACTGGTTTACCTAG